The following are from one region of the Luteimonas sp. MC1572 genome:
- the ccmB gene encoding heme exporter protein CcmB translates to MWPAARALVVRDLRLLWRRRGDALQPALFALLVLVLFALALGNEPVMLARVAPGALWVAVLLSGLLALDTLFRGDADDGSLEQWLLAPVPLAWLVLVRVVTHWLTTSLPLLVVMPLLAELMGLPRAHLPVLMVSMALGTPLLALLGAVVAALTVGMRRSGILVALLALPLYVPVLVFGAGAVTAAAQGFDPVGGLLLLAAGLVAALVLAPLAAAAAIRIALG, encoded by the coding sequence CGCCCGCGCGCTGGTCGTGCGCGACCTGCGCCTGCTGTGGCGGCGGCGCGGCGATGCCCTGCAGCCGGCGCTGTTCGCGCTGCTGGTGCTGGTGCTGTTCGCGCTCGCCTTGGGCAACGAGCCGGTGATGCTGGCGCGGGTGGCGCCGGGCGCGCTGTGGGTGGCGGTGCTGCTGTCAGGGTTGCTGGCGCTGGACACACTGTTCCGCGGCGATGCCGACGATGGTTCGCTGGAGCAATGGCTGCTCGCGCCCGTACCGCTGGCCTGGCTGGTGCTCGTGCGGGTGGTCACGCACTGGCTGACGACCTCGCTGCCGCTGCTGGTGGTGATGCCGCTGCTGGCTGAACTGATGGGCTTGCCGCGCGCGCACCTGCCGGTACTGATGGTCTCGATGGCGCTGGGCACGCCGCTGCTGGCGCTGCTCGGCGCAGTGGTGGCCGCGCTTACCGTCGGCATGCGCCGCTCCGGGATCCTGGTCGCGCTGCTCGCGCTGCCGCTGTACGTGCCGGTGCTGGTGTTCGGTGCCGGCGCGGTCACCGCGGCCGCGCAGGGCTTCGATCCGGTCGGCGGGCTGCTGCTGCTGGCCGCGGGCCTGGTGGCGGCGCTGGTGCTGGCGCCGCTGGCCGCGGCGGCGGCAATCCGCATCGCGCTGGGCTGA
- a CDS encoding heme ABC transporter permease produces MHPVIRWFHQLGSPPYFDRFAARWAPWGYGVGLLVMAVGAYGALFQVPADYQQGDSFRILYIHVPAAWMSLAVFGLMALYAAIALVWRIKLCEILAMACAPVGAAFTLVTLLTGSIWGKPMWGTWWDWDPRLTTELVLLFLYLGVIGLYHAIDDRRAAARAAGLLAVVGVVMLPVIRYSVVWWNSLHQGQTIRLFGESSMDASMLPPLVWMLVGTKLWFAGSLLARARADNLQREAGKDWVRKQLEART; encoded by the coding sequence ATGCACCCGGTGATCCGCTGGTTCCACCAGCTCGGGTCGCCCCCCTACTTCGACCGCTTCGCAGCGCGCTGGGCGCCGTGGGGGTATGGCGTGGGCCTGCTGGTGATGGCGGTCGGCGCGTATGGCGCGTTGTTCCAGGTACCCGCCGACTATCAGCAGGGCGACAGCTTCCGCATCCTCTACATCCACGTGCCGGCGGCCTGGATGAGCCTGGCGGTGTTCGGGCTGATGGCGCTGTACGCCGCGATCGCGCTGGTCTGGCGGATCAAGCTTTGCGAGATCCTGGCGATGGCCTGCGCGCCGGTCGGCGCCGCGTTCACGCTGGTGACCCTGCTGACCGGCTCGATCTGGGGCAAGCCGATGTGGGGCACCTGGTGGGACTGGGACCCGCGCCTGACGACGGAACTCGTGCTGCTATTCCTGTACCTCGGCGTGATCGGGCTGTACCACGCCATCGACGACCGCCGCGCCGCGGCGCGCGCCGCCGGCCTGCTCGCCGTGGTCGGCGTGGTGATGCTGCCGGTGATCCGCTACTCGGTGGTGTGGTGGAACTCGCTGCACCAGGGCCAGACCATCCGCCTGTTCGGCGAATCGTCGATGGACGCAAGCATGCTGCCGCCGCTGGTCTGGATGCTGGTCGGCACCAAGCTGTGGTTCGCCGGCTCGTTGCTGGCGCGCGCGCGCGCCGACAACCTGCAGCGCGAAGCCGGCAAGGACTGGGTGCGCAAGCAGCTGGAGGCGCGGACATGA
- the ccmD gene encoding heme exporter protein CcmD, with amino-acid sequence MSYREYVIAAYAVFVAMLAWDFVIPRLRIARQLRIVRRQSARQAPRRTDTTGELKR; translated from the coding sequence ATGAGCTACCGCGAATACGTGATCGCCGCGTACGCCGTGTTCGTGGCCATGCTGGCCTGGGATTTCGTCATACCGCGGCTGCGCATCGCGCGGCAGCTGCGCATCGTGCGGCGGCAGTCCGCGCGGCAGGCGCCACGACGCACCGACACCACTGGAGAATTGAAGCGATGA
- the ccmE gene encoding cytochrome c maturation protein CcmE, with the protein MNPTRRRRLWFVVALVVAASLVAVLVAAALQRNVAYLYTPAEILDGRAGTEVASGATRFRLGGMVAGDSFRREAGSMEAHFRVTDGDAEMPVVFAGILPDLFREKQAVVATGRMRDDGTFVAEQVLAKHDETYVPKEVADKMGLAHQKHDVALPAAPAPGER; encoded by the coding sequence ATGAATCCCACCCGACGCCGGCGCCTGTGGTTCGTGGTCGCGCTGGTCGTGGCCGCAAGCCTGGTCGCCGTGCTGGTCGCCGCGGCACTGCAGCGCAACGTGGCCTACCTGTACACGCCAGCGGAAATCCTCGACGGACGCGCCGGCACCGAAGTCGCCTCGGGCGCAACCCGTTTCCGGCTCGGGGGCATGGTGGCGGGCGATTCGTTCCGCCGCGAGGCGGGTTCGATGGAGGCGCACTTCCGCGTCACCGACGGCGACGCGGAGATGCCGGTGGTGTTCGCCGGCATCCTCCCGGACCTGTTCCGTGAGAAGCAGGCGGTGGTGGCGACCGGCCGCATGCGCGACGACGGCACCTTCGTCGCCGAGCAGGTGCTGGCCAAGCACGACGAGACCTACGTGCCCAAGGAGGTCGCCGACAAGATGGGCCTGGCGCACCAGAAGCACGACGTCGCCCTGCCCGCCGCGCCGGCACCGGGCGAACGCTAG
- a CDS encoding heme lyase CcmF/NrfE family subunit — protein sequence MLPELGQAALVLALLFALLQGVLPLAGASRGHAAWMAVARPAAIAQLVLMAAAYAALTAAFVGQDFSVRYVADNSNSLLPMVYRYTAVWGSHEGSLLLWSLMLAAWNAAVALTSGRMPLHFSARALGVIGLVAVGFLSFLLFTSNPFERLLPAALEGHDLNPLLQDPGMIIHPPMLYIGYIGFVVPFAFSIAALLEGDLDKRWLRWTRPWTNVAWGFLTLGIALGSWWAYYELGWGGWWFWDPVENASFMPWLVGAALLHSQAVSEKRGSFNSWTILLAIAAFSLSLLGAFLVRSGVLTSVHSFAADPSRGLFILVFLGVVIGAALLVYVLRAPKMQDGKPFAASSRETLLLVNNLLLASACAMVLLGTLYPLIADALDLGKISVGPPYFGTLFLVLMAPLVLLIPFGPLTRWQQEQPSRPLAMLAPWFALALALAVIAWFTAPQGAAKTAAGVGGAAWVAFGTLRFVWTRFRAQGGRLTAEMLGMTLAHVGVAVFVMGALLVEAQNVLRELPMMPGQTHEIGRYAFRFDGVERVPGPNYMAERGTVQVFRDDKPLTLLHPEKRAYASGGQVMTDAGIHAGVRADVFVALGEPLGGDAWAVRLHVKPFVRWIWAGALLMALGGFVTATDRRFKLPPREAQ from the coding sequence GTGTTGCCGGAGCTCGGCCAGGCCGCGCTGGTCCTCGCGCTGCTGTTCGCACTGCTGCAGGGCGTGTTGCCGCTGGCCGGCGCCAGTCGCGGGCATGCGGCCTGGATGGCGGTGGCGCGCCCCGCCGCGATCGCCCAGCTCGTCCTGATGGCCGCGGCATACGCGGCGCTGACCGCGGCGTTCGTCGGCCAGGACTTCTCGGTCCGCTACGTGGCCGACAACTCCAACTCGCTGTTGCCGATGGTCTACCGCTACACCGCGGTGTGGGGCTCACACGAGGGCTCGCTGCTGCTCTGGTCGCTGATGCTTGCCGCCTGGAACGCTGCTGTGGCGCTGACCTCGGGGCGCATGCCGCTGCATTTCAGCGCACGCGCGCTCGGGGTGATCGGCCTGGTCGCGGTGGGTTTCCTGTCGTTCCTGCTGTTCACATCCAACCCGTTCGAACGCCTGCTTCCGGCGGCCCTGGAAGGCCACGACCTCAACCCGCTGCTGCAAGACCCGGGGATGATCATCCATCCACCGATGCTCTACATCGGCTACATCGGCTTCGTGGTGCCGTTCGCGTTCTCCATCGCCGCGCTGCTCGAGGGCGATCTCGACAAGCGCTGGCTGCGCTGGACGCGGCCGTGGACCAACGTCGCCTGGGGCTTCCTGACGCTCGGCATCGCGCTGGGCAGCTGGTGGGCCTACTACGAGCTTGGCTGGGGCGGCTGGTGGTTCTGGGACCCGGTGGAGAACGCGAGCTTCATGCCGTGGCTTGTGGGCGCGGCGCTGCTGCATTCGCAGGCGGTCAGCGAGAAGCGCGGCAGCTTCAACAGCTGGACGATCCTGCTGGCGATCGCCGCGTTCTCGCTGTCTCTGCTGGGCGCGTTCCTGGTGCGTTCGGGCGTGCTGACCAGCGTGCATTCGTTTGCGGCCGACCCGTCGCGGGGGTTGTTCATCCTGGTCTTCCTGGGCGTCGTGATCGGCGCCGCGCTGCTGGTGTACGTGCTGCGCGCGCCGAAGATGCAGGACGGCAAGCCGTTCGCCGCGAGCTCGCGCGAGACCCTGCTGCTGGTCAACAACCTGCTGCTGGCCTCGGCCTGCGCGATGGTGCTGCTCGGCACGCTGTACCCGCTGATCGCCGACGCGCTCGACCTCGGCAAGATCTCGGTCGGCCCGCCCTACTTCGGCACGCTGTTCCTGGTGCTCATGGCGCCGCTGGTGCTGCTGATTCCGTTCGGACCACTCACCCGTTGGCAGCAGGAGCAGCCGTCGCGGCCGCTGGCGATGCTGGCGCCGTGGTTCGCGCTGGCGTTGGCGCTCGCTGTCATCGCCTGGTTCACGGCGCCGCAGGGCGCGGCGAAGACCGCGGCCGGCGTGGGCGGTGCCGCGTGGGTCGCGTTCGGCACGCTGCGCTTCGTGTGGACGCGCTTCCGTGCACAGGGCGGCCGCCTCACCGCCGAGATGCTGGGCATGACCCTGGCGCACGTGGGGGTGGCGGTATTCGTGATGGGCGCGCTGCTGGTGGAGGCGCAGAACGTGCTGCGCGAACTGCCGATGATGCCCGGGCAAACACATGAGATCGGCCGCTACGCGTTCCGCTTCGACGGCGTGGAGCGCGTGCCGGGTCCCAACTACATGGCCGAGCGTGGCACGGTGCAGGTATTCCGCGACGACAAGCCGCTGACGCTGCTGCATCCGGAAAAGCGTGCGTACGCGAGCGGTGGCCAGGTGATGACCGATGCCGGCATCCACGCCGGCGTGCGCGCCGACGTTTTCGTGGCGCTTGGCGAGCCACTGGGCGGCGACGCCTGGGCGGTGCGCCTGCACGTCAAACCGTTCGTGCGCTGGATCTGGGCTGGCGCGCTGCTGATGGCGCTGGGCGGATTCGTGACCGCCACCGACCGGCGCTTCAAGCTGCCGCCAAGGGAGGCGCAATGA
- a CDS encoding DsbE family thiol:disulfide interchange protein, producing the protein MNTPAPASRGRRLLALAIAAGFIVLVALLYYGVRQSDRADRESLPSPLIGRAAPEFSLPVLHDASYRVGSADLRGQPYLLNIWGSWCPACRDEHPVLAKYAETKRIRVVGYNWKDEPADALRWLEQFGNPYWVVIADYEGRTAIQWGIYGAPETFLVDAEGIIRWKHVGPLTDEIVDEVLAPMVDAMAKEG; encoded by the coding sequence ATGAACACGCCCGCACCCGCAAGCCGCGGTCGCCGCCTCCTTGCCCTCGCCATCGCTGCCGGTTTCATCGTCCTGGTCGCGCTGCTCTATTACGGCGTCCGCCAGTCCGACCGCGCCGACCGCGAGTCATTGCCGTCACCGCTGATCGGGCGGGCGGCACCGGAGTTCTCGCTGCCGGTCCTGCACGATGCCAGCTACCGCGTCGGCAGCGCCGACCTGCGCGGCCAGCCCTACCTGCTCAACATCTGGGGAAGCTGGTGCCCGGCCTGCCGCGACGAGCATCCGGTGCTGGCGAAGTACGCCGAGACCAAGCGCATCCGCGTCGTCGGCTACAACTGGAAGGACGAGCCGGCGGATGCGCTGCGCTGGCTGGAACAGTTCGGCAACCCCTACTGGGTGGTGATCGCCGACTACGAAGGCCGCACGGCAATCCAGTGGGGCATCTATGGCGCGCCGGAGACGTTCCTGGTCGACGCCGAGGGCATCATCCGCTGGAAGCACGTCGGCCCGCTGACCGACGAGATCGTCGACGAGGTGCTGGCCCCGATGGTGGACGCCATGGCGAAGGAAGGATGA
- a CDS encoding cytochrome c-type biogenesis protein, with protein MARTALLALLACLLLALLPPAPAMAQVVQDVAPLEFRDREEERRFHALVSELRCVMCQNQSLADSDAAIAHDLRREVFDLMREGRSDAEIKTFLVERYGEFVLYRPQLGGGTWLLWFGPGIVLLLGAAALVHVVRKRAGANRLAPDDDRQEW; from the coding sequence ATGGCGCGCACCGCACTGCTCGCGTTGCTTGCGTGCCTGCTGCTCGCGCTGCTGCCGCCGGCCCCAGCCATGGCGCAGGTGGTGCAGGACGTGGCGCCGCTGGAGTTCCGCGACCGCGAAGAGGAGCGCCGCTTCCACGCGCTGGTGTCCGAGCTGCGCTGCGTGATGTGCCAGAACCAGTCGCTGGCCGATTCCGACGCGGCGATCGCCCACGACCTGCGCCGCGAGGTCTTCGACCTGATGCGCGAGGGCCGCAGCGATGCGGAGATCAAGACGTTCCTCGTCGAACGCTACGGCGAGTTCGTGCTGTATCGCCCGCAGCTTGGCGGCGGTACCTGGCTGCTGTGGTTCGGCCCGGGCATCGTCCTGCTGCTGGGCGCAGCCGCGCTGGTCCACGTGGTGCGCAAGCGCGCCGGCGCGAACCGTCTCGCACCCGATGACGACAGGCAGGAGTGGTGA
- a CDS encoding tetratricopeptide repeat protein: protein MAIAFMLTLLLVALVATGFVALPLRRASPRAYAGVVAVVPVLALALYQILGNPAALEAPARSVAAAPAGATEAVDPAAFQAAVAELREALERDPDQPEGWQLLARSLKAQGDAEGANAAYAKALDLVPDDPALLVEAAQARAEAHPRKLFDDAAFALLQRAVAHQPRDQRARWFIGIAQRQRGLDAEAAATWEALLPDVDAATALSLRAQIDIARKAAGAAPGDTASAGGAAPSAGAPSTAGAASPGLRVKVSLDPDFAARVRLRGDATVFVMARAPDGPPMPVAAERHAIQDLPLDIVLDDADSPMPTSKLSQLREVVVTARLSASGTADRSADDIESAQVRVTLPTDDTVELVIGAAKK, encoded by the coding sequence ATGGCCATCGCGTTCATGCTCACGCTGCTGCTGGTCGCGCTGGTCGCGACGGGCTTCGTGGCTCTGCCGCTGCGCAGGGCCTCGCCCCGCGCGTACGCAGGCGTGGTGGCCGTGGTGCCGGTGCTCGCGCTGGCGCTGTACCAGATCCTCGGCAACCCGGCGGCGCTCGAAGCCCCGGCGCGCAGCGTGGCAGCGGCACCTGCCGGCGCCACGGAAGCGGTCGATCCGGCTGCGTTCCAGGCGGCGGTTGCCGAGCTTCGCGAAGCGCTCGAGCGCGATCCCGACCAGCCCGAAGGCTGGCAGCTGCTGGCGCGCTCGCTCAAGGCGCAGGGCGATGCGGAGGGCGCCAACGCCGCCTACGCAAAGGCGCTGGACCTCGTCCCCGATGATCCGGCCCTGCTGGTGGAGGCCGCACAGGCGCGCGCCGAAGCGCACCCCCGCAAGCTGTTCGACGATGCCGCGTTCGCCCTGCTGCAGCGCGCGGTCGCCCACCAGCCGCGCGACCAGCGCGCGCGCTGGTTCATCGGCATCGCCCAGCGCCAGCGCGGCCTGGACGCCGAAGCCGCCGCCACCTGGGAGGCACTGCTGCCCGACGTCGACGCCGCCACCGCGTTGAGCCTGCGCGCTCAGATCGACATCGCGCGCAAGGCCGCCGGTGCTGCACCGGGCGATACCGCCAGCGCTGGCGGTGCTGCGCCGAGCGCAGGTGCGCCGTCGACGGCGGGAGCGGCGTCGCCCGGCCTGCGCGTCAAGGTCAGCCTCGATCCCGACTTCGCCGCGCGCGTCCGCCTGCGCGGCGACGCCACGGTGTTCGTCATGGCGCGCGCGCCGGATGGCCCGCCGATGCCGGTGGCTGCCGAGCGTCACGCCATCCAGGACCTGCCGCTCGACATCGTGCTCGACGACGCCGACAGCCCCATGCCCACCAGCAAGCTGTCGCAGCTGCGCGAGGTGGTGGTGACCGCGCGCCTGTCCGCCAGTGGCACCGCGGACCGCAGCGCCGACGACATCGAATCGGCGCAGGTACGGGTCACGCTGCCGACGGACGACACCGTCGAGCTCGTGATCGGTGCCGCGAAGAAGTGA
- a CDS encoding homoserine O-acetyltransferase, which produces MTEFIPPGTRWIDLPSPFAIKRGGALVSGRVAYETWGQLDPARGNAVLILTGLSPDAHAAASEADPSPGWWEAMVGPGKAIDTDRWYVVCVNTLGSCKGSSGPASIDPATGAPWRLAFPELSIEDIADAAAHVVRALGIAKLACVIGNSMGGMSALALLARHSGIARSHVNISGAARALPFSIAIRSLQREAIRLDPNWNNGDYDEAHYPESGMRMARKLGVITYRSALEWDGRFGRVRLDSDRRDGEDPFGLEFEVESYLEAHARRFVRNFDPNCYLYLSRSMDWFDLGESCAGTTEAGLAAIQVERALAIGVGTDILFPLQQQEQIADGLRAGGVQAEFLALPSPQGHDAFLVDFERFTPAVGGFLGAL; this is translated from the coding sequence ATGACCGAATTCATCCCCCCCGGCACGCGCTGGATCGACCTGCCTTCGCCCTTCGCCATCAAGCGCGGCGGCGCGCTGGTGTCGGGCCGCGTCGCCTATGAGACCTGGGGCCAGCTGGACCCGGCGCGCGGCAACGCCGTGCTCATCCTGACCGGACTGTCGCCGGACGCCCATGCCGCGGCCAGTGAAGCCGATCCTTCTCCCGGCTGGTGGGAAGCGATGGTGGGTCCGGGCAAGGCGATCGACACCGACCGCTGGTACGTGGTGTGCGTCAACACGCTGGGCAGCTGCAAGGGTTCGAGCGGCCCGGCATCGATCGACCCCGCGACCGGCGCGCCCTGGCGCCTTGCATTCCCGGAGCTGTCGATCGAGGACATCGCCGACGCCGCCGCACACGTGGTGCGCGCGCTCGGCATTGCGAAACTCGCCTGCGTAATCGGCAACTCGATGGGCGGCATGTCTGCGCTGGCGCTGCTGGCGCGCCACTCCGGCATCGCGCGCAGCCACGTCAACATTTCGGGCGCGGCGCGCGCATTGCCGTTCTCGATCGCCATCCGCTCCCTGCAGCGTGAAGCGATCCGCCTTGATCCGAACTGGAACAACGGCGACTACGACGAGGCGCACTATCCCGAAAGCGGCATGCGCATGGCGCGCAAGCTCGGCGTGATCACCTACCGCTCGGCGCTGGAGTGGGACGGACGTTTCGGGCGCGTGCGCCTCGATTCCGACCGCCGCGACGGCGAGGACCCGTTCGGCCTTGAGTTCGAGGTGGAGAGCTATCTCGAAGCCCATGCGCGGCGCTTCGTGCGCAACTTCGATCCCAACTGCTATCTCTATCTCAGCCGCTCGATGGACTGGTTCGACCTGGGCGAGAGCTGTGCCGGCACCACCGAAGCCGGTCTGGCCGCGATCCAGGTGGAGCGTGCCCTGGCGATCGGCGTCGGCACCGACATCCTGTTCCCGCTGCAGCAGCAGGAACAGATCGCCGACGGCCTGCGCGCCGGCGGCGTGCAGGCCGAGTTCCTGGCACTCCCCTCGCCACAGGGCCATGACGCGTTCCTCGTCGATTTCGAGCGCTTTACGCCGGCGGTCGGCGGGTTCCTGGGGGCGCTGTAG
- a CDS encoding cysteine dioxygenase family protein, with amino-acid sequence MTATANTIALPEPDVAFPGRQRMLAAIDTAIAQGDCHAVTAALRTALCALIRDPEVRLPECVHAPITGHYARRELYRSAEHGYSVVAMTWGPGQGTPIHDHAGCWCVEGVWNGELEITQYELLERDGDRVRFRAAGGIQAGPGSAGSLIPPHEYHTIRNASPDVVAVSLHIYEAPLECCSRFEPQSGEWYLRVDNTLQTDAA; translated from the coding sequence ATGACTGCAACTGCCAACACCATCGCACTCCCGGAACCGGACGTCGCGTTCCCGGGCCGCCAGCGCATGCTCGCCGCCATCGATACGGCCATTGCCCAAGGTGACTGCCACGCGGTCACCGCCGCGCTGCGCACCGCGCTGTGCGCGCTGATCCGCGACCCCGAAGTCAGGCTGCCGGAGTGCGTGCACGCACCTATCACCGGGCACTACGCGCGCCGCGAGCTGTATCGCAGCGCCGAGCACGGCTACAGCGTGGTGGCGATGACCTGGGGCCCGGGCCAGGGCACGCCGATCCACGACCACGCGGGCTGCTGGTGCGTGGAAGGCGTGTGGAACGGCGAGCTCGAGATCACCCAGTACGAGCTGCTCGAACGCGACGGTGACCGCGTCCGCTTCCGCGCCGCCGGCGGCATCCAGGCGGGACCCGGCAGCGCCGGAAGCCTGATCCCGCCGCACGAGTACCACACGATCCGCAACGCCAGCCCCGACGTCGTTGCCGTGTCACTGCATATCTACGAAGCGCCGCTGGAGTGCTGCTCGCGTTTCGAGCCGCAGTCGGGCGAGTGGTATTTGCGCGTCGACAACACCCTGCAGACGGACGCCGCCTGA
- a CDS encoding NRDE family protein — MCLIALAWRHHPRHLLAIAANRDEFHARPTAAAAMDPDAPSVYGGRDLVQGGGWLQVSAHGRLAAVTNVRDGHADSMPAPRSRGWLVRDFVRGNDSAHAFATAQAGGADYGPFNGVFCDGEALIHASNRPRQPPATVSPGVHAMSNGAFDAPWPKSTLATRALAAWLDSPLALADPMASPESLDPLFLALADESRAPDAALPDTGVGLELERALSPPFVRGPRYGTRCSSVVLFGEARIVFAERRYGPDGVQAGHGITLIPRVPER; from the coding sequence ATGTGCCTGATCGCCCTCGCCTGGCGCCATCATCCGCGCCACCTGCTGGCCATCGCCGCCAATCGCGACGAGTTCCACGCGCGTCCGACGGCCGCGGCGGCGATGGATCCGGACGCGCCATCGGTCTACGGCGGCCGCGACCTGGTGCAGGGAGGCGGGTGGCTGCAGGTGTCCGCGCATGGCCGCCTGGCCGCCGTCACCAACGTCCGCGACGGACACGCCGATTCGATGCCCGCACCGCGCTCGCGCGGCTGGCTGGTGCGCGACTTCGTGCGCGGCAACGACAGCGCCCATGCGTTCGCCACAGCGCAGGCGGGCGGAGCCGACTACGGACCGTTCAACGGGGTGTTCTGCGACGGCGAGGCGCTCATCCATGCCAGCAACCGGCCGCGCCAGCCGCCCGCGACTGTGTCGCCGGGCGTGCATGCGATGTCCAATGGCGCGTTCGACGCCCCTTGGCCGAAGAGCACGTTGGCCACCCGCGCGCTGGCCGCGTGGCTGGACTCGCCGTTGGCACTGGCCGACCCCATGGCATCGCCGGAGTCGCTGGATCCGCTTTTCCTCGCGCTTGCCGATGAATCCCGCGCGCCGGACGCCGCGCTGCCCGACACCGGTGTCGGCCTGGAACTGGAGCGGGCGCTGTCGCCGCCGTTCGTGCGCGGCCCGCGCTATGGCACGCGCTGCAGCAGCGTGGTCCTGTTCGGCGAAGCACGGATCGTGTTCGCCGAGCGTCGCTACGGACCAGACGGCGTGCAGGCCGGCCACGGCATCACGCTGATTCCGCGCGTGCCGGAACGCTGA
- a CDS encoding alpha/beta hydrolase, with protein sequence MSAPLSADFSCQAGAWRNDAGAVFVLSPVEGGLRYRLMDGRTGRFNIGRQALGDMLEASEGWREGGPVAATAVFEPCRRGRMQVAFGNEPASTATRMPQEVREVRFRSNGIELRGRLVLPLPTRSPLPLAVLVHGSESWSAVDMQALQYLLPAQGVATFVYDKRGTGASQGSYTQDFEVLADDAVAALAEARRMAGSKFSHAGFVGGSQAGWVAPLAASRGKSDYVVALYGLAESPLAEDREEVMAMLRARGHGDDVLRKARELTDATGEIMASGFTRGFDQLAAVRERYAGEAWLDDVEGEFSGELLRIPAWLPQWMVRSMARGRDVGTPWHHDPLPVLAGLDVPQLWVLAGEDRVAPPANTLARLQELQAQQRPIDIVLYPGTDHGIYEFTDVDGERVDLRNPDGYHALVAGWIHGLRLPDVQTAARISPRRGVTTPQK encoded by the coding sequence GTGTCCGCACCCCTGTCTGCGGATTTCAGCTGCCAGGCCGGTGCATGGCGCAACGACGCCGGCGCAGTGTTCGTGCTGTCACCGGTGGAAGGCGGCCTGCGTTATCGCCTGATGGACGGGCGCACCGGCAGGTTCAACATCGGCCGCCAGGCGCTCGGCGACATGTTGGAGGCGTCGGAGGGCTGGCGCGAAGGTGGCCCCGTCGCCGCCACCGCGGTGTTCGAGCCCTGCCGCAGGGGCCGCATGCAGGTCGCGTTCGGCAACGAGCCCGCGTCCACCGCCACGCGCATGCCACAGGAGGTTCGCGAGGTCCGGTTCCGCAGCAACGGGATCGAATTGCGCGGGCGCCTCGTGCTGCCCCTGCCCACCCGTTCGCCGCTGCCGCTGGCGGTGCTGGTGCATGGCTCGGAGTCGTGGTCGGCGGTGGACATGCAGGCGTTGCAGTACCTGCTGCCGGCGCAGGGCGTGGCGACGTTCGTGTACGACAAGCGCGGCACGGGCGCGTCGCAGGGGAGCTACACGCAGGACTTCGAGGTGCTGGCCGATGACGCGGTCGCGGCGCTCGCCGAGGCGCGGCGCATGGCCGGCAGCAAGTTCTCGCATGCCGGCTTCGTCGGCGGCAGCCAGGCCGGCTGGGTGGCGCCGCTGGCGGCATCGCGCGGCAAGTCCGACTACGTGGTGGCGCTGTACGGGCTGGCCGAAAGTCCGCTCGCCGAGGACCGCGAAGAGGTGATGGCCATGCTGCGCGCGCGCGGTCATGGCGACGACGTGCTGCGCAAGGCGCGCGAACTCACCGACGCCACCGGCGAGATCATGGCGTCCGGCTTCACGCGCGGCTTCGACCAGCTGGCGGCGGTGCGCGAGCGCTACGCAGGCGAGGCCTGGCTGGACGACGTGGAGGGCGAGTTCAGCGGCGAACTGCTGCGGATCCCGGCCTGGCTGCCGCAATGGATGGTGCGCAGCATGGCGCGGGGCCGCGACGTGGGCACGCCATGGCACCACGACCCGCTGCCGGTGCTGGCTGGGCTCGACGTGCCGCAGCTGTGGGTACTTGCAGGCGAAGATCGCGTAGCGCCTCCGGCGAACACGCTCGCGCGGCTCCAGGAACTGCAGGCACAACAGCGACCGATCGACATCGTGCTCTACCCGGGCACCGACCACGGAATCTACGAATTCACCGACGTCGACGGCGAGCGCGTCGATCTGCGCAACCCGGACGGATACCACGCGCTGGTTGCGGGATGGATCCACGGCCTGCGGCTGCCGGACGTGCAGACGGCAGCCCGCATCAGTCCGCGCCGCGGCGTCACGACGCCGCAAAAATGA
- a CDS encoding PspC domain-containing protein, producing the protein MSSRPTLSRSRDDRVLAGVIGGIARRFGWNSTLLRVIYVLVSAASIAFPGILVYLILWLLLPEDD; encoded by the coding sequence ATGAGCTCCCGTCCCACCCTCAGCCGTTCGCGCGACGACCGCGTGCTTGCCGGTGTCATCGGCGGCATTGCGCGCCGCTTCGGATGGAACTCGACGCTGCTGCGGGTGATCTACGTGCTGGTGTCGGCGGCGTCGATCGCGTTCCCCGGCATCCTGGTCTACCTGATCCTGTGGCTGCTGCTGCCCGAGGACGATTGA